Below is a genomic region from Nitrospirota bacterium.
GGCCGGCGAGCCCAGGATCAGGCTCTTGGGCGGCACGATGGTGCCCTCGGTGACCAACGCCCCGGCCCCCACCACGCAGTCCTCGCCGATCACCGCCCCGTCCATGATGATGGCCCCCATGCCGATCAGGACCCGGTCCTTGATCGTGCAGCCGTGCAAGACCACATGGTGCCCGATCGTCACGTCGTCTCCGATGATCAAGGGATGGGTATCATGCGTCACGTGCAACATGCACAGGTCCTGCACGTTGGTCCGGTGGCCGATCCGGATGTAATGGACGTCGCCGCGGACGACCGAATTGAACCAGACGCTGGATTCCTCGCCGAGGACCACATCGCCGACGATGACCGCGGTGTCTTCGACGAAGGCGGATTTGGGGATGGTCGGCTTGATGCCTTGGTAGGTGCGGATCATGGCGCTACTGTAGCGGGAGCTTCGACGGCGAATCAAGTCCGTTGGCTGGCTCCGGAAGAGAAAAGAGGAGGTGGGGGTTCGACCAGGGACAATCGAAGCCCCGCCTCGAGCCCGGATCATCGAACCGCGTGTAATGATCCGGGCTAAGCCCCCATCGGGGTTATGTCCCTCACACCTTCACGGAGATGAAGAGGGCTGCGCCATGGCGGTTGACCAACAAGAGGATGTGCTGATCCTTCTTGAGCCCCGACGCGATCTTCTCGAAGTCCTGCACCGACTTGACCGGCTGTTTGTTGATCTCGCGGATCACGTCGCCCTGGGCGATCCCCGCGCGGGCCGCCAAACTGTCCGGCTCGACCCCG
It encodes:
- a CDS encoding gamma carbonic anhydrase family protein; translation: MIRTYQGIKPTIPKSAFVEDTAVIVGDVVLGEESSVWFNSVVRGDVHYIRIGHRTNVQDLCMLHVTHDTHPLIIGDDVTIGHHVVLHGCTIKDRVLIGMGAIIMDGAVIGEDCVVGAGALVTEGTIVPPKSLILGSPA